The following is a genomic window from Aquificota bacterium.
AAAAACAGCATAAGGCCAACATAGAGTGTCTTTATAAACTCCTTCCCAACGATTCTCTCCACACTTGGAAAAATCTTTTTGCCCTAAAACAGCTACAGGCTCCCGTTCTTCAAAGATAAGTACCCTGTTGTTTGATGTGTCCGCAACAAAAAGTAAGCGATGGTTTGCACTTACGCCATAAGGCAGGTTTAAATTGAACCGTCCACATCCCTCTCCACGACCCAAGTAAAAGTCAGCCTGCTGTGCACACCTGAGTGAGTTCCTAAAGGCATAAACTTTGCTTACTCCTGTACCCGCATCTGCCACAAAGAAGTATTCATCCTTTTTGCAGATAGCATGTGGCCAGCCAAAGCCTTCGTACACCTCATCTGGTTTTTGCATACTGTCTGGTATACCTTTCCATTTAAGGATACGCCTGTTGCCCGTATCGCAAACATAAAGATCATCCCCATGATAATAAACGCCAAAGCACCAAAAGAACAGATTTCTATCTACCTGTTTAAGATTAGGTTGGCCTATTACATGGTCAGGTTTTGAAAAACTCTCTTCAGGCACCCTATCCCATAGGAGTATCCTATGGTTCCACGCATCCGCCACAAAAAGTTTACCTTCATCTGATACAAACACACCGGTAGGCAGGAAAAGCCCCCTCTCCGTATCGCCACCTGCATTTGGATGGTCAGAGTAAAAGTCCATCTGACCGAGCACCACATCCGCTGGCTGGTTCTGTTTTGGCAGATCCTTCCATATTAACACCCTATGATTACCCGTATCCGCAACTATTAAAGTATTATCCTTTAGAAACACACCCCTAGGACCGTAAAGAGTGTAAGGAGATGCTTTAGCGTCTGGTACTTGCAGACTAAACTCAGAACTTGCACCTATAGCGCTTAAAAACTCCACCTTCATTCTACCTTTAGCCACACATATCCATTTTCTATCCTCGTATGCACAGGAACCAACTGTACATAGTTGGCAGTAAGACACTCACCCGAAGTTATACTGTACTCGAAGTTATGCCAAGGGCATATTAAAATACCCTCTTTTGTAAGCTCTCCATCGTGAAGTGGAAGACCCTGGTGTGCACAGGAGTTTCTGTAAGCATAAAGTTTCCCTTCCCAGAGTACTAATATCACATCAGCCTTTTCGTGCAAGAACCTGTACACACGACCCTCTATTAGCTCGCTAACATTAAAGGCTTTCACATAACCTTCTTTTTTTTGAGAAAATTCAATAAAGGCTTCTACGGGAGTGTCCTTTGCAAGCTCCACCCTCTCAATGCTTGGAACAAAAGACTGAACCGCCTCAAGTATGGTCTGTTGGAGTGTAAAAGAAACCTGTGAACAGCCGGTGCATGCTCCTTTTAGCCTTACATAAAGCGTTTTCTCCTTAAGGTCAACGAACTCCACATCCCCACCGTGAGACCT
Proteins encoded in this region:
- a CDS encoding NHL repeat-containing protein — encoded protein: MKVEFLSAIGASSEFSLQVPDAKASPYTLYGPRGVFLKDNTLIVADTGNHRVLIWKDLPKQNQPADVVLGQMDFYSDHPNAGGDTERGLFLPTGVFVSDEGKLFVADAWNHRILLWDRVPEESFSKPDHVIGQPNLKQVDRNLFFWCFGVYYHGDDLYVCDTGNRRILKWKGIPDSMQKPDEVYEGFGWPHAICKKDEYFFVADAGTGVSKVYAFRNSLRCAQQADFYLGRGEGCGRFNLNLPYGVSANHRLLFVADTSNNRVLIFEEREPVAVLGQKDFSKCGENRWEGVYKDTLCWPYAVFSTEDLLLIADTGNNRVVLYSFNA
- a CDS encoding NifU family protein; this translates as MTEELSFEKLAERIDELLKKVREFEDEKREIVGELVKSIEEFTKIALVKLVRLMKEEPIGKELLLKAVKEPEVYSLFLKHGLIREDDRTKAIKALELIKPYIRSHGGDVEFVDLKEKTLYVRLKGACTGCSQVSFTLQQTILEAVQSFVPSIERVELAKDTPVEAFIEFSQKKEGYVKAFNVSELIEGRVYRFLHEKADVILVLWEGKLYAYRNSCAHQGLPLHDGELTKEGILICPWHNFEYSITSGECLTANYVQLVPVHTRIENGYVWLKVE